In the genome of Sander vitreus isolate 19-12246 chromosome 13, sanVit1, whole genome shotgun sequence, one region contains:
- the kcnj6 gene encoding G protein-activated inward rectifier potassium channel 2 — MEQDVESPSIIKQPKLPKQAREDLPKQLAERDRAKKIQRYVRKDGKCNVHHGNVTEKYRYLTDIFTTLVDLKWGLNLFIFVLVYTVTWLFFGFMWWLIAYLRGDLEHLADNTWTPCVNNLNGFVTAFLFSIETETTIGYGYRVITDKCPEGILLLLIQSVLGSIVNAFMVGCMFVKISQPKKRAETLVFSTNAVISMRDGRLCLMFRVGDLRNSHIVEASIRAKLIKSKQTKEGEFIPLNQTDINVGYNTGDDRLFLVSPLIICHEINQDSPFWEISQAHLAKDELEIVVILEGMVEATGMTCQARSSYIGSEIKWGYRFTPVLTLEDGFYEVDYNSFHDIYETNTPACSARELADMANRTRLPLTWSLASKLSQQGLPEAMQEDQETKTSLDNQERIQLTERNGDIANLESESKV; from the exons ATGGAGCAGGATGTGGAGAGCCCCTCCATCATCAAACAGCCTAAGTTGCCAAAGCAGGCCCGTGAGGACCTGCCTAAACAGCTGGCAGAAAGGGACCGGGCAAAGAAGATCCAACGGTACGTCCGGAAAGACGGGAAGTGCAACGTCCATCACGGGAATGTTACGGAGAAGTACCGCTATCTGACGGACATTTTCACCACGCTGGTAGATCTCAAATGGGGGCTCAACCTGTTCATATTTGTATTGGTGTACACCGTGACGTGGCTCTTCTTCGGCTTCATGTGGTGGCTTATTGCATACCTTCGGGGGGATCTGGAACATTTAGCAGACAACACATGGACTCCATGTGTCAATAACCTTAATGGGTTTGTAACAGCTTTTCTGTTCTCCATTGAGACAGAGACCACCATCGGTTATGGGTACAGAGTCATCACGGACAAATGTCCAGAGGGGATCCTTCTGCTTTTAATTCAGTCGGTGCTGGGATCTATCGTCAACGCCTTCATGGTGGGTTGCATGTTTGTTAAGATCTCACAGCCCAAGAAGCGAGCCGAGACACTTGTGTTTTCCACCAATGCGGTCATCTCAATGAGAGATGGACGGCTGTGCCTGATGTTCAGAGTCGGAGACCTCCGAAACTCGCACATCGTAGAGGCTTCGATCAGGGCCAAGCTTATCAAATCGAAGCAGACCAAGGAAGGGGAGTTCATCCCTCTGAACCAGACGGACATAAATGTGGGTTACAACACGGGAGATGACAGGCTCTTCCTGGTGTCACCGCTCATCATCTGCCATGAGATAAACCAGGACAGCCCCTTCTGGGAGATCTCACAAGCCCACCTGGCCAAGGACGAGCTGGAGATTGTTGTGATTCTGGAGGGGATGGTGGAGGCCACAG GCATGACGTGCCAGGCGAGGAGTTCATACATCGGCAGTGAGATCAAGTGGGGCTACCGCTTCACACCAGTCCTGACGCTGGAGGATGGCTTTTACGAGGTGGACTACAACAGCTTCCACGATATCTACGAAACTAACACACCCGCCTGCAGTGCCAGAGAGCTTGCTGATATGGCCAACCGCACCCGCTTGCCCCTCACCTGGTCACTGGCCAGTAAGCTGAGCCAGCAGGGGCTGCCAGAGGCAATGCAGGAGGATCAGGAGACCAAGACGAGCCTGGACAACCAGGAGAGGATCCAGCTGACTGAGAGGAATGGGGACATTGCCAACCTAGAGAGTGAGTCCAAAGTGTGa